In Eulemur rufifrons isolate Redbay chromosome 3, OSU_ERuf_1, whole genome shotgun sequence, a single window of DNA contains:
- the POP1 gene encoding ribonucleases P/MRP protein subunit POP1 — MSNAKERKHAKKMRNQPTNVTLSSGFVADKGGKHHNGGGKPQKQEPHSGTSRQRQTKITTHSLPEPHVSEQSSSRVTFKKKGGWKAGPEGTSQEIPKYITASTFAQARAAEISAMLKAVTQKSSNSLVFQTLPRHMRRRAMSHNVKRLPRRLQEIAQKEAEKAVHQKKEHSKNKCHKARRCHINRVLEFNRRQKKNKWLETHIWHAKRFHMVKKWGYCLGERPTVKSHRACYRAMTNHCLLQDLSYYCCLELKGKEEEILKALSPMCSTDTGLTFAAVHCLSGKRQGSLVLYRANQYPRETLGPVTFIWKPERTSSDTSESRQLWIWLHPTLKQDILEEIKTACHCVEPIKSAVCISDPLLTPSQEKSQTELLDEKIGKKRKRKDDGENSKAIKKIVGDGTKDPCQPHSWISPTTGIIISDLTMEMNRFRLIGPLSHSILTEALKTASVHTEGEDTEKTPHRWWIETCKNPDSISLHRRQEAIFELLGGVTSPAEIPAGTILGLTVGDPRINLPQKKSTALSDPEKCQDNEKVRQLLLEGVPVECTHSFIWNQDICKSVTENKISDQDLNRMRSELLVPGSRLVLGPCESKIPILLIQQPGKVTGEDRLGWGSGWDVLLPKGWGMAFWIPFIYRGARVGGLKEAVVHSQYKRSPNIPGDFPDCPAGTLFAEEQAKNLLEKYKRRPPAKRPNYVKLGTLAPFCCPWEQLTQDWELRVQAHEESSVVSSPPGEESDLRRCAVSCAPMPEKTQLSDEVGTSINHSTEPEVMDTECQDQAGAERVIDQDVSRNHVAATGSQLCVLRSRKLLKQLSAWCGASSVDSRAARRAPSRDQQELTKDACLSIVDHFPRALVWVSLSLLRKGSPEPHTMICVPAKEDFLQLSQDRHYCGPQESKHSDPFKSKILKQNEKKKMERREKRGRAISEGLAVGDPAAGQEALTLGLWSGPLPSVTSHCSRTLLGFVTQGDFSMAVGCGEALGFVSLTGLLHMLSSQPAAERGLVLLRPPASLQYRFARIFIEV; from the exons ATGtctaatgcaaaagaaagaaaacatgctaaaaaaatgagaaaccagCCCACCAATGTGACTTTATCCTCTGGCTTTGTGGCTGATAAAGGTGGAAAGCACCATAATGGGGGTGGGAAACCTCAGAAACAAG AGCCTCATTCTGGAACTTCACGACAGCGACAAACCAAAATCACCACCCATTCACTGCCTGAACCTCATGTGAGTGAGCAGTCTTCCTCCAgagtcacatttaaaaaaaaaggaggatgGAAAGCAGGTCCTGAGGGCACTTCTCAGGAGATTCCCAAGTATATAACTG CTTCTACTTTCGCTCAAGCACGAGCTGCCGAAATCAGTGCTATGTTAAAAGCTGTAACCCAGAAGTCTTCTAATTCATTGGTTTTCCAGACTCTGCCACGGCACATGCGACGGAGAGCCATGAGCCACAATGTCAAACGTCTTCCTAGACGGTTACAGGAGATCGCCCAGAAAGAG GCGGAGAAAGCCGTACAtcagaaaaaagaacattcaaaaaataaatgccataaaGCTCGAAGATGTCACATAAACCGGGTGCTAGAATTTAACCGTagacaaaagaagaacaaatggTTAGAAACTCATATCTGGCATGCAAAGCGGTTTCACATGGTCAAGAAGTGGGGCTACTGCCTTGGGGAGAGGCCGACAGTGAAGAGCCACAGAGCCTGCTATCGAGCCATGACGAACCATTGCCTCCTTCAG GATTTGTCCTACTACTGTTGTTTGGAGTTGAAgggcaaagaggaagaaatactAAAGGCACTTTCTCCAATGTGTAGCACAGACACAG GATTGACGTTTGCAGCAGTTCACTGCTTATCCGGAAAGCGCCAAGGGAGCCTGGTGCTTTACCGGGCAAATCAATATCCCAGAGAAACACTTGGGCCTGTTACATTTATCTGGAAGCCTGAGAGGACCTCTAGTGATACTTCTGAGAGCAGGCAGTTGTGGATCTGGCTGCATCCAACTCTTAAACAG GATatcttagaagaaataaaaacagcgTGTCATTGTGTGGAACCCATCAAATCAGCTGTCTGCATCTCTGATCCGCTTCTGACACCATCccaagaaaaaagccaaactgaACTGCTTGATGAGAAAattggcaagaaaagaaaaaggaaagatgatgGAGAAAATtctaaagcaattaaaaaaattgttggtGATGGAACTAAAGATCCATGTCAACCACATTCTTGGATCTCTCCAACCACAGGCATTATAATCAG tgaTTTGACCATGGAGATGAACAGATTCCGGCTGATTGGTCCACTTTCCCACTCCATCCTAACTGAGGCGCTGAAAACTGCTTCTGTCCACACG gagggagaggacacagagaagacCCCTCACCGTTGGTGGATTGAAACCTGTAAGAATCCTGATAGCATTTCCCTTCATcgcagacaagaagccatttttgaATTGTTGGGAG gaGTAACATCACCAGCAGAAATTCCAGCAGGTACTATTCTGGGACTGACAGTTGGGGATCCTCGAATAAATTTGCCTCAAAAGAAGTCCACAGCATTGTCCGATCCAGAAAAATGCCAAG atAATGAGAAAGTTAGACAGCTGCTTCTGGAGGGTGTGCCTGTGGAATGTACTCATAGCTTTATCTGGAACCAAGATATCTGTAAGAGTGTCACAGAGAATAAAATCTCGGATCAG GATTTAAACCGGATGAGAAGTGAATTGCTGGTGCCTGGGTCACGGCTTGTTTTAGGTCCCTGCGAATCCAAGATACCTATACTTTTGATTCAGCAGCCAGGAAAAGTGACTGGTGAAGACCGACTGGGCTGGGGAAGTGGCTGGGATGTCCTGCTCCCAAAGGGATGGGGCATGGCTTTCTGGATTCCATTT ATCTATCGAGGTGCAAGAGTTGGAGGATTAAAAGAGGCTGTAGTACATTCCCAGTATAAAAGGTCACCTAACATTCCAGGTGATTTCCCAGATTGCCCTGCTGGGACTCTGTTTGCTGAAGAGCAAGCTAAGAATCTTCTTGAAAAGTATAAAAG ACGCCCTCCTGCCAAACGACCCAACTATGTTAAGCTTGGCACTCTGGCCCCTTTCTGCTGTCCCTGGGAGCAGTTAACTCAAGACTGGGAGTTGAGAGTCCAGGCCCACGAAGAATCTTCTGTAGTTTCATCTCCACCTGGAGAGGAGAGTGACCTAAGAAGATGTGCGGTGTCTTGTGCTCCCATGCCTGAAAAAACTCAGCTATCTGATGAAGTGGGCACGTCCATAAACCACTCCACGGAGCCAGAAGTAATGGACACAGAGTGTCAAGACCAGGCAGGGGCCGAGAGGGTAATAGACCAGGATGTCAGTAGGAACCATGTTGCTGCCACTGGTAGTCAACTCTGCGTTCTTAG GAGTAGAAAATTACTGAAGCAACTGTCAGCCTGGTGTGGGGCCAGTTCTGTGGACAGTCGGGCAGCCCGGCGAGCTCCCAGCAGAGACCAGCAAGAATTGACCAAAGACGCCTGCCTGTCTATTGTGGACCACTTCCCCAGAGCCCTGGTGTGGGTCAGCCTGTCCCTGCTCAGGAAGGGCAGCCCTGAGCCGCACACCATGATCTGTGTTCCAGCCAAGGAAGACTTCCTCCAGCTCAGTCAGGATCGGCACTACTGTGGGCCCCAGGAATCCAAACACAGTGACCCATTCAAGAGCAAGATCCTGAAACAGAAcgagaagaagaaaatggagagaagggagaagcgAGGACGTGCCATTTCTGAGGGCCTGGCAGTGGGAGATCCTGCAGCTGGGCAGGAAGCTCTGACTCTAGGGCTGTGGTCAGGCCCTCTTCCGAGTGTGACTTCGCACTGCTCCAGAACTCTCCTAGGCTTTGTCACTCAGGGAGATTTTTCCATGGCTGTTGGCTGTGGAGAAGCCCTGGGGTTTGTTAGTTTGACAGGCTTGCTGCATATGCTGTCTAGCCAGCCAGCAGCCGAGAGGGGCTTGGTGTTACTGAGGCCTCCCGCCTCTCTGCAGTATCGCTTTGCGagaatttttattgaggtatga